From the genome of Dickeya aquatica, one region includes:
- a CDS encoding pectate lyase: MADISITISIPRTGLNGGVGGTDALNNSGIGNKGGAGAPSQGQDKLLQALAVVLSALLPGMANNGNGQPPGNDPLGRSSDALGGQGNGGVGGLPGNSNSNGSNGGLPHSQAGGSPGQNALGDLLTRLMDILMPKDGSQSGQGLQNGAGGGLSGTQGSGGASGSGASSGPEELSKSLLQDAGESTLGNGISPTQDGGGQISDNPLLKILLSLIAMMMENQKNQFGQPQEGGGNGGGAAPSAAGPAIPSVGGGSGSSAAPSAAGQATPSVGGGSGGGAAPSAAGTATPSVGGGSGGAAPSAAGPATPSVGGGSSSADTGKAGAVAFPVADNANAIVVNKPITVGPGEVFDGKGKTYVAGPGLGDGSQKEGQKPLFEVANGGSVKNVIFGNNAADGIHLHGDAKIDNVHWTNVGEDALTVKSNTGGKPANVTITNSSAQGASDKVFQLNADANFKVDNFKVKDFGTFVRTNGGQQGNWNLNLSNIDAQNGKFSFVKSDSEGLNVNVKNANLDNVNNHYKVPKSTHLQVS; the protein is encoded by the coding sequence ATGGCGGATATCAGCATCACCATCAGTATTCCCCGCACCGGGCTTAATGGCGGTGTGGGCGGCACAGACGCGTTAAACAACAGCGGTATCGGTAACAAGGGCGGAGCCGGCGCGCCGTCCCAGGGGCAGGATAAACTGTTACAGGCGTTAGCCGTGGTACTCAGCGCATTACTGCCGGGGATGGCAAATAACGGCAACGGACAGCCCCCCGGTAACGACCCGCTGGGGCGCAGCAGTGATGCGCTCGGCGGTCAGGGAAATGGCGGTGTGGGTGGCCTGCCGGGCAATAGTAACAGTAATGGCAGCAATGGCGGCCTGCCTCATAGTCAGGCAGGCGGTTCACCGGGGCAAAATGCACTTGGCGACCTGTTAACCCGACTGATGGATATCCTGATGCCCAAAGACGGCAGTCAATCCGGTCAGGGGCTACAAAATGGCGCTGGCGGTGGCCTTTCTGGCACACAAGGAAGCGGTGGAGCCTCCGGCTCTGGCGCAAGCTCCGGGCCGGAAGAGTTAAGTAAATCCCTGCTTCAGGATGCCGGTGAAAGCACGCTCGGTAACGGTATTTCGCCCACGCAAGACGGTGGCGGACAGATCAGTGACAATCCGCTGCTCAAAATTTTGCTGTCCCTGATAGCCATGATGATGGAAAACCAGAAAAACCAGTTTGGTCAGCCACAAGAGGGTGGCGGTAACGGCGGCGGCGCAGCACCGTCTGCCGCGGGCCCGGCCATTCCGTCCGTGGGTGGCGGTAGCGGCAGCAGCGCAGCACCGTCTGCCGCAGGCCAGGCCACTCCGTCCGTGGGTGGCGGTAGCGGCGGCGGCGCAGCACCGTCTGCCGCAGGCACGGCCACTCCGTCCGTGGGTGGCGGTAGCGGCGGCGCAGCACCGTCTGCCGCGGGCCCGGCCACTCCGTCCGTGGGCGGCGGTAGCAGCAGTGCGGACACGGGCAAAGCCGGAGCCGTCGCGTTTCCGGTGGCGGATAACGCTAACGCGATTGTGGTCAATAAACCCATCACAGTCGGCCCTGGTGAAGTGTTTGATGGCAAAGGAAAAACCTACGTTGCTGGGCCAGGCTTAGGTGACGGCAGCCAGAAAGAGGGCCAGAAGCCGCTGTTTGAAGTCGCTAATGGCGGCAGCGTGAAAAATGTGATTTTTGGTAATAACGCTGCCGATGGTATCCACCTGCATGGCGACGCCAAAATTGATAACGTGCACTGGACCAACGTTGGCGAAGACGCCCTGACGGTGAAAAGTAATACCGGCGGCAAACCGGCGAATGTGACCATCACCAACAGCAGTGCGCAGGGGGCATCCGATAAGGTGTTCCAGTTAAATGCGGATGCGAATTTCAAAGTCGATAACTTCAAAGTGAAAGATTTCGGCACCTTCGTGCGCACCAACGGCGGCCAGCAGGGTAACTGGAATCTCAACCTGAGTAATATCGATGCGCAAAACGGTAAATTCTCGTTTGTGAAAAGTGACAGTGAAGGATTAAACGTCAACGTCAAAAACGCCAATCTGGATAACGTCAACAATCACTATAAAGTGCCTAAATCCACCCATTTGCAGGTCAGCTAA
- a CDS encoding AvrE-family type 3 secretion system effector: MLGNINHIQRQPSVTDLPGAAAKESHALTQGASSSVSGQSGLPSLQQDGVRVATPPLSQQPALTKNEGSQIGRSPNLRDMQGAIARALSSGSASPGEQVPAREADRNVTMSLSAAGKLQLGEGGSEQVKTLLLQTLGKNSLPFVAHQASADNSQHALMDKSGRLFSVQQSGDTLVAVHSSTPTQAGAAAQALSGKHPASYTLEAGHAELRASVKAPHTEHSLSLPAPGQTVESLLTGVHTDHAHGNEKLRVQDNALYSLSADNGWQKKTDTPHSQLARQADGKLYAVKDDRTLSGLSQEKDSAAFTDKIKSFSANAEGKVAVLTEQENGIAQLHLLAKLDVPASQHQPLHLKLGGEQALARGSEQVNAKAVGLQGDKLFIADDEGNVFSGTLPQDGSHDVKLEPYHSPALHAAFGETHKVQHFVAGEGGQMQAQVNDARGQKHLAVLAQGADAGEGAGFKPGWNLSDALVLDNKTGLLKQAPPAHQAMDMGRLGTMALHDGKIHYLDHTTQSWTKTDVGASQLKRGLDNQAYVLDDGQVKKLSVNQKADSVNHGDNNVFALTQGRNSHSAGDPLPGPQKGSGTTALAVINANRFVTANDKNVLHLHVSEPGMRSPALPPQPLPTAGLQGEIQDVALDKDHNLFALNKEGQLFRLDSQALLGNADARQHQQWQPVSPPGAGKLEHLTTTLNHEVAVSGGDHQLHHLAGGEWQASTPVAANPAGSEPRAAAAMYDRLAQATKAVHIPLTHHTGKLEAQVLGNAGMEGRKLNSGFLDKLSAYGKETLKEMVRKPIDAAQHHVKGREGLSAVYDAQAGMFKRLENAVTSHTGSTRREDLQSRLAKLDLGEAGKPLLDEITAFQQRLEQSAAKSASMLGKHQGVLKSSGEVDETFSPSTLKAVVQAFNDKRSGKDLSVALSTVMNAAPLSKDSKAAALLNTFVHKNVNMSYQSDKVADGAHRDLGDAMALTKSRLALDVMTASDLHGMVDNLERLSGKQPTTADLQAAQAALGELRDQKYGGNEVKKVTDMGFTRFGQLEADYDAVKTFTQAFGNDNSAVSLTSRTSLEAGNKAELAGKLKDTLLSLDNGESLAVNRNYNAGISTAYVPSKAKVMLNTTPFQIVPSGGVTGDRSYSLSFSRGDNGIDVNFGRNGGLNVKAGVATGQSPNDAKKGFDFDDKKHTLALDLRFGGSITAGVGTVQQNGLKFTLSEKELPGFIDNLIEGKINPLDLVQKGNDHRVKEGFSIKFDVDAALTADARAEVNLADKPGAAQKGKVPTSAARLSLGMNAGANLMSASHEHSTVRGQFTEQNTTTNNRVRFLNQVNVGANATAFAGITKPDPNGSWTAPLSVGASATMTVDTKTNHSISMQFKPAQALQPADMDSLISSLEKNFTDPQTQQVLKGVKALSVGERQTPQENITEKLLILGKHFEAKTPAGDAQYGAIQGLQAKIRQQEAAQKQSVTLDSASYSTSYANLSKLDSNGVFHALRKLVSDNLPPTNAERIHGFMAENPALKAVVQQMQSLTNATAGVSLELKDDVKAMIEDRLRQDRQPTKFAAKNQVERPPISQDEIVALFRDSNNLRIKSIDFTQTVKNKEGLTFPLPIVSAGSNADVSMTKMLGKINFSYGQNQDSPASFSLEGAIAKATPEVSQAINQLHQQGMAIAKS; this comes from the coding sequence ATGTTGGGCAATATCAATCATATTCAGCGTCAGCCGTCGGTAACGGATCTTCCCGGTGCCGCTGCCAAAGAGAGCCATGCGTTGACTCAGGGCGCGTCCTCATCGGTATCCGGCCAGTCTGGTTTACCGTCACTGCAACAAGACGGGGTACGGGTCGCTACGCCGCCGCTCAGCCAGCAACCGGCGCTCACCAAAAATGAAGGCTCACAGATAGGGCGCTCACCTAATTTGCGGGACATGCAAGGTGCGATAGCCCGGGCGCTATCATCAGGCAGTGCGTCGCCGGGTGAACAGGTGCCCGCCAGAGAGGCTGACCGCAACGTGACAATGTCACTCAGTGCGGCCGGAAAACTGCAACTGGGCGAGGGCGGCAGTGAGCAGGTCAAAACGCTGCTGTTACAAACGCTGGGTAAAAACAGCCTGCCGTTTGTGGCGCATCAGGCCAGTGCGGACAACAGCCAGCACGCGCTGATGGATAAAAGTGGCCGTCTGTTCAGTGTGCAACAATCCGGCGATACGCTGGTGGCGGTGCACAGCAGTACCCCGACGCAGGCAGGGGCCGCGGCGCAGGCGTTATCAGGCAAACATCCTGCCAGCTACACGCTGGAGGCAGGTCATGCAGAACTGCGTGCCTCGGTGAAAGCGCCGCATACGGAGCATTCCCTCTCGCTGCCTGCGCCGGGGCAGACGGTCGAGTCGTTACTGACCGGTGTGCACACCGACCATGCCCACGGCAATGAAAAACTTCGCGTGCAGGATAATGCGCTCTACAGCCTGAGTGCTGATAACGGCTGGCAGAAAAAAACCGATACACCGCACAGCCAGCTTGCCAGACAGGCTGATGGCAAACTGTATGCCGTGAAAGACGATCGCACTCTCAGCGGCCTTTCTCAGGAGAAGGATTCCGCGGCGTTTACCGACAAAATCAAATCGTTTTCAGCCAATGCCGAAGGCAAGGTTGCGGTGCTGACGGAGCAGGAAAACGGCATTGCGCAGCTTCACCTGCTGGCAAAACTCGATGTACCGGCTTCGCAGCATCAGCCGCTGCATTTAAAACTGGGGGGAGAGCAGGCTCTGGCGCGTGGCAGTGAACAGGTGAATGCCAAAGCGGTTGGATTGCAGGGCGACAAGTTATTTATCGCCGATGATGAAGGCAACGTGTTTAGCGGCACATTACCGCAGGATGGCAGCCACGATGTGAAGCTGGAGCCTTATCACAGCCCGGCGTTGCACGCGGCCTTTGGCGAGACACACAAAGTACAGCATTTTGTTGCCGGTGAAGGCGGGCAAATGCAGGCACAGGTGAACGATGCCCGTGGGCAAAAGCATTTGGCGGTGCTGGCGCAGGGGGCCGATGCGGGTGAGGGCGCAGGCTTTAAACCCGGCTGGAACCTCAGCGATGCGCTGGTGCTGGATAATAAAACCGGGCTGTTAAAGCAAGCGCCGCCCGCGCATCAGGCGATGGACATGGGTCGCCTGGGCACAATGGCGCTGCATGACGGCAAAATTCACTACCTTGACCACACCACCCAGAGCTGGACGAAGACCGATGTCGGGGCCAGCCAGCTGAAGCGTGGGCTGGATAATCAAGCCTACGTACTTGACGACGGCCAGGTGAAGAAACTGTCTGTCAACCAAAAAGCAGACAGCGTTAACCACGGTGACAACAACGTTTTTGCGCTGACTCAGGGGCGCAATTCCCATTCGGCAGGCGACCCGTTGCCGGGGCCGCAAAAGGGCTCGGGCACGACGGCACTGGCGGTAATCAATGCCAATCGGTTTGTGACCGCGAATGATAAAAATGTGCTGCACCTGCATGTAAGTGAACCGGGTATGCGCAGCCCGGCGCTGCCGCCTCAGCCGCTGCCCACCGCTGGCTTGCAGGGGGAGATTCAGGATGTGGCGCTGGATAAAGACCACAACCTGTTTGCCCTCAACAAAGAAGGCCAGCTATTCAGGCTCGACAGTCAGGCCTTGCTGGGCAATGCCGACGCGCGCCAGCATCAGCAATGGCAGCCAGTCAGCCCACCAGGAGCGGGCAAGCTTGAGCACCTGACCACTACCCTCAATCATGAGGTTGCGGTGTCTGGCGGCGACCATCAGCTTCATCACCTTGCCGGTGGCGAGTGGCAAGCCAGCACGCCGGTGGCGGCGAACCCTGCGGGCAGTGAACCCCGCGCCGCCGCTGCCATGTATGACCGGCTGGCGCAGGCCACCAAAGCAGTACATATTCCGCTCACGCATCATACCGGTAAGCTTGAGGCGCAGGTGCTTGGCAATGCCGGTATGGAAGGGCGCAAGCTCAACAGCGGTTTTCTTGACAAGCTGAGTGCATATGGCAAAGAAACCCTCAAAGAGATGGTCAGAAAACCGATTGATGCTGCCCAACACCATGTTAAAGGGCGTGAGGGGTTGTCCGCGGTGTATGACGCTCAGGCCGGTATGTTCAAACGGCTGGAAAACGCAGTGACATCACACACTGGCAGCACCAGGCGTGAAGATTTGCAAAGTCGGCTGGCAAAGCTGGATTTGGGCGAGGCCGGTAAGCCGCTGCTGGATGAAATCACCGCCTTCCAGCAGAGACTGGAACAAAGCGCCGCAAAGTCAGCGTCAATGCTGGGTAAACATCAGGGCGTACTTAAAAGCAGCGGTGAGGTGGATGAGACATTCTCGCCCTCGACATTGAAAGCGGTGGTACAGGCGTTTAACGATAAGCGATCCGGCAAAGATTTGAGCGTGGCGCTCTCGACAGTCATGAATGCCGCACCGTTATCCAAAGACAGCAAAGCGGCGGCGCTGCTCAACACGTTTGTGCATAAGAATGTGAACATGAGTTATCAGAGCGACAAGGTAGCAGACGGGGCGCACCGCGATTTGGGGGATGCTATGGCATTAACCAAATCACGGCTGGCGCTGGATGTGATGACCGCCAGTGACCTGCACGGCATGGTGGATAACCTTGAGCGCTTATCGGGTAAACAGCCGACGACGGCAGACCTGCAAGCCGCTCAGGCGGCGCTTGGCGAGCTGCGTGACCAAAAATACGGCGGTAACGAGGTGAAAAAAGTCACCGATATGGGCTTTACCCGGTTTGGCCAACTGGAAGCCGATTACGATGCGGTGAAAACCTTTACCCAGGCATTTGGTAATGACAACAGCGCCGTCAGCCTCACCTCGCGTACCTCGCTGGAAGCCGGTAACAAGGCTGAGCTGGCCGGTAAACTGAAAGACACCCTCTTATCGCTGGATAACGGCGAAAGCCTGGCAGTGAACCGTAACTATAACGCGGGTATCAGCACTGCGTATGTGCCATCCAAAGCCAAGGTGATGTTGAATACCACGCCGTTTCAGATTGTCCCCAGCGGTGGCGTAACCGGCGATCGCAGCTACAGCCTGAGTTTTAGCCGGGGCGATAACGGTATTGATGTGAATTTTGGCCGTAATGGCGGGCTGAACGTCAAGGCCGGGGTCGCCACCGGCCAGTCACCGAATGACGCTAAAAAAGGGTTTGATTTTGATGATAAAAAACACACGCTGGCGCTGGATTTACGCTTTGGCGGCAGTATTACCGCCGGCGTGGGTACGGTGCAGCAAAACGGGCTGAAATTCACCCTCAGTGAAAAGGAACTGCCCGGTTTTATCGACAACCTGATCGAGGGCAAAATCAATCCGCTCGATTTGGTGCAGAAGGGTAACGATCACCGGGTTAAAGAAGGTTTCTCGATAAAATTCGATGTGGATGCCGCGCTGACGGCGGATGCCCGCGCCGAAGTGAATCTGGCCGACAAACCCGGAGCGGCGCAAAAAGGCAAGGTGCCGACCTCTGCCGCCCGCCTGTCGCTCGGCATGAATGCCGGAGCAAACCTGATGTCTGCCAGCCACGAGCACAGCACGGTGCGCGGTCAGTTCACCGAACAGAATACCACCACCAATAACCGGGTGCGGTTTTTAAATCAGGTGAATGTCGGCGCGAACGCGACGGCCTTTGCCGGGATAACCAAGCCTGACCCCAACGGCAGCTGGACGGCTCCGCTATCGGTTGGGGCCTCAGCCACGATGACGGTCGATACCAAAACCAACCACAGCATCAGTATGCAATTCAAACCGGCTCAGGCACTCCAGCCCGCTGATATGGACAGCCTTATCTCATCGCTGGAGAAGAATTTCACCGACCCGCAAACCCAGCAGGTGCTAAAAGGCGTGAAAGCGTTGAGCGTTGGCGAGCGACAAACCCCGCAGGAAAACATCACCGAAAAACTGTTGATTCTTGGCAAGCATTTTGAGGCGAAAACGCCAGCAGGCGATGCGCAGTATGGTGCGATTCAGGGGCTACAGGCCAAAATACGCCAGCAGGAGGCGGCACAAAAACAGAGCGTCACGCTCGACAGCGCCAGCTACAGCACCTCGTATGCCAACTTGTCGAAACTTGACAGTAACGGTGTCTTTCATGCGCTACGCAAGCTGGTGAGCGACAATTTACCGCCGACAAACGCCGAACGAATTCACGGCTTTATGGCAGAGAACCCGGCGCTGAAAGCCGTGGTGCAACAGATGCAGTCACTGACCAATGCCACCGCAGGCGTCAGCCTGGAGCTCAAAGATGACGTGAAAGCGATGATTGAAGATAGGCTCAGGCAAGATCGTCAGCCGACAAAATTCGCAGCGAAAAATCAGGTTGAACGCCCGCCGATAAGTCAGGACGAGATAGTCGCACTCTTTCGTGACAGCAATAACCTGCGCATTAAATCGATAGATTTCACCCAAACGGTGAAAAACAAAGAGGGGCTGACCTTCCCGCTGCCGATTGTCAGTGCCGGAAGTAACGCGGATGTCAGCATGACCAAGATGCTGGGCAAAATCAATTTCAGCTACGGCCAGAATCAAGACAGCCCGGCAAGCTTTAGCCTGGAAGGGGCGATAGCCAAAGCGACGCCGGAGGTTTCGCAGGCGATTAACCAATTACATCAGCAGGGCATGGCGATAGCGAAATCGTAA
- a CDS encoding isochorismatase family protein has product MSQVLLVIDMQQFVSQRIAQGIGYYPTDSIAHMRQLLAHYRASGGPVIHIHHHTPAAGSALQAGSVAALPVDGFEPQAGEPVFIKHTSSAFSQPDVLSYLRTQRLNAIQVIGAVAGFCVNSTVRAGADAGFDMTIVCDAVISFDLASPPLTAQTLHEVTLGLLGADFARVTTTEAWLAAHETA; this is encoded by the coding sequence ATGTCACAGGTATTATTGGTCATCGATATGCAGCAGTTTGTCAGCCAGCGCATCGCGCAAGGTATCGGTTACTACCCTACCGATAGTATTGCCCATATGCGGCAACTGCTGGCGCACTACCGGGCCAGCGGCGGGCCGGTTATCCATATCCACCATCACACGCCAGCGGCGGGAAGTGCGTTACAGGCCGGCTCCGTCGCCGCCCTACCGGTTGACGGCTTTGAGCCACAGGCGGGCGAGCCGGTATTTATCAAGCACACCTCGTCAGCGTTCAGCCAGCCCGATGTGCTGTCTTACCTGCGTACCCAGCGGTTGAATGCGATACAGGTCATCGGCGCGGTGGCCGGATTTTGTGTCAATTCGACGGTGCGCGCCGGGGCCGATGCCGGTTTTGACATGACTATCGTGTGCGACGCCGTCATCAGCTTTGACCTTGCTTCGCCACCGCTCACAGCCCAAACCCTTCACGAGGTCACGCTCGGGCTGTTGGGTGCCGATTTCGCGCGCGTCACCACCACCGAGGCATGGCTGGCCGCACACGAAACGGCATAA
- a CDS encoding type III secretion system chaperone codes for MTPAQHHAARLLQHFSQFTKTRLTLDNGVCVLKGADGQEAAVIEVPAQSDNLLLHCQMASLKGDTRNSTYRLMLLLNFEMAAMRGCWLALDEYDNLRLCTQYPLDKLDEPGFTALLNGYLHQVEQTRTFVVHTLAQMNAA; via the coding sequence ATGACACCCGCACAACACCATGCAGCGCGTCTGCTGCAACACTTCAGCCAGTTTACCAAAACCCGGCTGACGCTTGATAACGGCGTCTGCGTCCTCAAGGGCGCAGACGGGCAGGAAGCCGCCGTGATAGAAGTGCCCGCCCAGAGTGACAATCTCCTGCTGCACTGCCAGATGGCGAGCCTGAAAGGCGACACGCGCAACAGCACTTATCGTCTGATGCTGTTGCTGAACTTTGAAATGGCAGCCATGCGCGGTTGCTGGCTGGCACTTGATGAGTATGACAATCTGCGCCTGTGTACCCAGTATCCGCTCGATAAACTCGATGAGCCGGGTTTCACCGCGTTGTTAAACGGCTATCTGCACCAGGTGGAACAGACGCGTACTTTTGTGGTGCACACGCTGGCCCAGATGAACGCGGCCTGA
- the recC gene encoding exodeoxyribonuclease V subunit gamma, with protein MSEQTLQPGLMVIHSNHPETLRDLLVSWMASHPLAGLENELILVQSNGIGQWLKLALARDRQEGGCGIAAALDIQLPARFFWQVYRSVLGREQVPETSPFDKEQLIWRLMRLLPERLAEDDFAALAGFLRDDNDLRKLYQLAARLADLFDQYQVYRADWLADWADGRDVLTTSRHGTTPLPEAQRWQPRLWRALLADTDAERAGTSRAALHRRFLDVVAQRIKAGLPPPSGLPARVVVFGISSMAQQALELLAALSHWCQVLMCVHNPCEHYWGDIIADKDLLRSWERRQARKPGTPRVITDEALHQHAHPLLAAWGKQGRDYIGLLDEYEQQAHTPGLMERVNLFISPGTDCLLNQLQDDILDLRPAQESRQRWPAIDPQQDRSLCFHLAHSPQREVEVLHDQLLAAFAADPTLRPGEVIVMVPDINAYAPHIQAVFGLIERGDPRYIPFSVADSGPRQNNLLLAALERLLHLPQSRVAVSDVLDLLDVPALRRRFAISEAQLPLLQRWVRAANVRWGLHARQRQSLDLPEGAEQNSWFFGLRRMLLGYAVGAGDAWHDIEPLDEIGGLDAVLAGQLALLLDRLDATWQQLSQPALASQWCERLRTLLATFFEAQEGEEGFMLLQLDDSLQRVGETCEAAGLQTPLPLSVVREHWLAMFEHTSLTQPFFAGAVIFATLMPMRAIPFRHVCLLGMNDGDYPRTRVPLDFDLMGQDYRPGDRSRREDDRYLFLEALLSARERLYISWVGRSIHDNSERPPSVLVAQLRDHLDSVWRSGDGQPLLAALTVEHRLQPFSAEYFSAGSPLFSYAREWRSGLAPAPVAGSCVPLPVYEHDGALTLRQLADFVRDPVRQFFRLRLNVWFERDDPASLDQEPFVIDALDNWRLQHELIMAQKHAVQHHQPREQALRSRLDSMVRRGELAPGGFTDVLVQDLAEPMADLFSRYEQAQAEWPQELADEALQVPLGGTLWLDDWLTELRADAQGNRCRLVLESSGLLHASRRSYRFERLLPFWVMHLAGHLNGQPLHTTVVSKNGTVHLNALTPMQAETYWQALLTAWHAGMAAPLPLAVKTGFAWLEAGGTPELAIDSDAGRAARACYDEHDPPARRAESVQNPYLARAFVDFDALWSEGAFARWVDPLLAPLYHTLKAASAKKSSSRGQS; from the coding sequence ATGAGCGAACAGACCCTGCAACCCGGCCTGATGGTCATTCACAGCAATCACCCGGAAACCCTGCGCGACCTGCTGGTGTCGTGGATGGCCTCACATCCGCTGGCAGGGCTTGAGAATGAGCTGATTTTGGTACAGAGCAACGGTATCGGCCAATGGCTGAAGCTGGCGCTGGCGCGTGACAGGCAAGAGGGCGGCTGCGGTATTGCCGCCGCGCTCGATATTCAACTGCCTGCCCGTTTTTTCTGGCAGGTTTACCGCAGCGTGCTCGGGCGTGAGCAAGTGCCGGAAACCTCGCCGTTTGATAAAGAGCAGTTGATCTGGCGTTTGATGCGCCTGCTGCCTGAGCGGTTAGCCGAAGACGATTTTGCTGCACTGGCCGGTTTTCTGCGTGATGATAATGACTTGCGCAAACTTTACCAACTGGCCGCACGGCTGGCGGATCTGTTTGACCAGTATCAGGTCTACCGCGCTGACTGGCTCGCTGACTGGGCCGACGGGCGCGATGTGCTGACCACCAGCCGACATGGCACCACGCCGCTGCCGGAGGCGCAGCGCTGGCAACCGCGGTTGTGGCGGGCGCTGCTGGCCGATACCGACGCGGAACGTGCAGGCACCAGCCGTGCCGCGTTGCACCGCCGTTTTCTTGATGTCGTGGCGCAACGCATAAAAGCCGGGCTGCCACCCCCGTCTGGGTTGCCTGCGCGCGTGGTGGTGTTTGGCATCTCGTCTATGGCACAACAGGCGCTGGAACTCCTGGCGGCACTGAGTCACTGGTGCCAGGTATTGATGTGTGTGCATAACCCGTGCGAGCACTATTGGGGCGATATCATCGCCGATAAAGACCTGCTGAGAAGCTGGGAGCGCCGTCAGGCGCGCAAACCCGGCACGCCGCGGGTCATCACCGATGAGGCATTGCACCAGCACGCCCACCCATTGCTGGCAGCCTGGGGCAAGCAGGGGCGTGATTATATCGGGCTGCTGGATGAGTACGAGCAACAGGCGCACACACCGGGGCTGATGGAGCGCGTCAATCTGTTTATCAGCCCCGGAACGGACTGCCTGCTCAACCAGTTGCAGGATGACATCCTTGATTTGCGCCCGGCGCAGGAGAGCCGCCAGCGCTGGCCCGCGATTGACCCGCAGCAAGACCGCTCGCTCTGTTTTCACCTCGCCCACAGCCCGCAGCGTGAAGTCGAAGTGTTGCATGACCAGTTGCTCGCCGCCTTTGCCGCCGACCCGACGCTGCGCCCCGGCGAGGTTATCGTGATGGTGCCGGACATCAACGCCTATGCGCCGCATATTCAGGCGGTGTTTGGGTTGATTGAGCGCGGCGACCCGCGCTATATCCCGTTTAGTGTGGCCGACAGCGGCCCGCGCCAGAATAACCTGCTGCTGGCGGCGCTGGAGCGCTTGCTGCATTTGCCGCAATCACGCGTGGCGGTCAGCGACGTGCTGGATTTACTGGATGTGCCTGCGCTGCGACGACGCTTTGCCATCAGCGAGGCCCAGTTGCCGCTGTTGCAGCGCTGGGTGCGGGCGGCCAATGTGCGCTGGGGGCTCCACGCCCGGCAGCGGCAAAGCCTGGATTTACCGGAAGGGGCTGAGCAAAACAGCTGGTTTTTCGGCCTGCGCCGGATGTTGCTGGGCTATGCCGTGGGGGCAGGCGACGCCTGGCATGATATTGAACCGCTCGATGAAATCGGCGGGCTGGATGCGGTACTGGCCGGGCAACTGGCGCTGTTGCTCGACCGGCTGGATGCCACCTGGCAACAATTAAGCCAGCCCGCATTGGCCTCGCAATGGTGTGAACGGCTGCGCACCCTGCTGGCGACGTTTTTTGAGGCACAGGAGGGCGAAGAAGGCTTCATGTTGCTGCAACTGGACGACAGCCTGCAACGCGTTGGCGAAACCTGCGAGGCCGCCGGGCTGCAAACGCCGCTGCCGCTGTCGGTGGTGCGTGAGCACTGGCTGGCGATGTTTGAGCACACCAGCCTGACGCAGCCGTTTTTCGCCGGAGCAGTGATTTTCGCCACCCTGATGCCGATGCGCGCCATTCCGTTTCGCCACGTCTGCCTGCTGGGCATGAATGACGGCGATTACCCCCGTACCCGCGTGCCGCTGGATTTTGACCTGATGGGCCAGGACTACCGCCCCGGCGACCGCTCCCGGCGTGAAGATGACCGCTATCTGTTTCTCGAAGCGCTGCTCTCGGCGCGCGAGCGGCTCTACATCAGTTGGGTCGGGCGCAGTATTCACGATAACAGCGAGCGCCCGCCTTCGGTGCTGGTGGCGCAATTGCGCGATCATCTCGATTCTGTCTGGCGCAGCGGCGATGGCCAGCCGCTGCTGGCGGCGCTGACGGTGGAACACCGCCTGCAACCGTTTAGCGCCGAGTATTTCAGTGCGGGCAGTCCGCTGTTTAGTTATGCCCGCGAATGGCGCAGCGGGTTAGCGCCCGCGCCGGTGGCTGGCTCGTGCGTGCCGCTGCCGGTATATGAGCATGATGGCGCGCTGACGCTGCGTCAGTTGGCCGATTTTGTGCGTGACCCGGTGCGGCAGTTCTTTCGCCTGCGCCTTAACGTCTGGTTTGAGCGGGACGATCCGGCAAGCCTGGATCAGGAACCGTTTGTGATAGATGCACTGGATAACTGGCGTTTACAGCATGAGCTGATTATGGCGCAGAAACACGCCGTCCAGCACCATCAGCCACGCGAGCAGGCGTTACGCTCGCGCCTTGACAGCATGGTTCGCCGCGGCGAGCTCGCGCCCGGCGGTTTTACCGACGTGCTGGTACAAGACCTCGCCGAGCCGATGGCCGACCTGTTTAGCCGCTATGAGCAGGCGCAGGCTGAGTGGCCGCAGGAGTTGGCCGATGAAGCGCTTCAGGTGCCGCTGGGCGGGACACTGTGGCTGGATGACTGGCTGACGGAGTTGCGTGCCGATGCGCAGGGCAACCGTTGCCGTCTGGTGCTGGAGAGCAGCGGGTTACTGCACGCCAGCCGCCGCAGTTACCGTTTTGAGCGCCTGCTGCCGTTCTGGGTGATGCATTTGGCCGGGCACCTCAACGGGCAGCCGCTGCATACCACGGTGGTGAGCAAGAATGGTACCGTACACCTGAATGCGCTGACGCCGATGCAAGCGGAAACATACTGGCAGGCGTTACTGACTGCCTGGCACGCGGGCATGGCTGCGCCGCTGCCACTGGCTGTGAAAACCGGGTTTGCCTGGCTGGAGGCGGGCGGCACGCCAGAGCTGGCAATAGACAGCGACGCCGGCCGGGCCGCACGGGCCTGTTATGACGAGCACGACCCACCGGCGCGCCGGGCGGAATCGGTACAGAATCCCTATCTGGCACGCGCCTTTGTGGATTTTGATGCGCTGTGGAGCGAGGGGGCATTTGCCCGCTGGGTTGACCCGCTACTGGCTCCGCTCTACCACACGCTAAAAGCCGCGTCGGCGAAAAAATCATCATCACGAGGTCAGTCATGA